The following are encoded in a window of Bacillus sp. SORGH_AS_0510 genomic DNA:
- a CDS encoding class I SAM-dependent methyltransferase, which produces MDVKKDVQVQFGRSADFYVNSTIHKEGKDLQKLLQMVSAIGEEVLLDIATGGGHTANAFASIVKNITAFDLTPEMLLVAENFIKGNGHQNVQFLHGDAEDLPFSDESFDIVTCRIAPHHFPNVNQFINEVYRVLRTNGQFLLDDNVVPEEDIFDEFYNTIEKWRDYSHFRAWKKSEWLQMLELAGFEIYEWHRFDKTFRFETWCGRMNLSNEEKEKLSDYIIGASAKVKEKFRIVTEDDQVISFQGEAIVLKALKR; this is translated from the coding sequence ATGGATGTAAAAAAAGACGTACAGGTGCAGTTTGGAAGAAGTGCAGACTTTTATGTGAACAGTACTATTCACAAAGAGGGAAAGGACTTACAGAAGTTATTGCAAATGGTATCCGCAATAGGGGAGGAAGTACTCCTTGATATTGCAACAGGTGGTGGACACACTGCTAATGCCTTTGCATCCATTGTGAAAAATATTACTGCGTTCGATCTGACACCAGAAATGCTGCTTGTAGCAGAAAATTTTATTAAAGGAAACGGGCACCAAAATGTACAGTTTTTACATGGGGATGCTGAAGATTTACCGTTTTCAGATGAATCCTTTGATATTGTAACCTGTCGAATTGCACCACATCATTTTCCGAATGTAAATCAATTTATTAATGAAGTATATCGTGTACTAAGAACAAATGGACAATTTTTACTCGATGATAATGTTGTTCCAGAAGAAGATATCTTTGATGAATTCTATAATACAATCGAAAAATGGAGAGATTACAGCCATTTTAGAGCATGGAAGAAAAGCGAATGGCTTCAAATGCTTGAATTAGCTGGTTTTGAAATTTATGAATGGCACCGCTTTGATAAAACATTTCGTTTTGAGACGTGGTGCGGTCGGATGAATTTATCTAATGAAGAAAAAGAAAAATTATCTGATTACATTATTGGAGCATCTGCAAAAGTTAAAGAGAAATTTCGGATTGTGACAGAGGACGATCAAGTGATTTCATTTCAAGGCGAAGCAATCGTTTTGAAGGCATTAAAAAGATAA